The Salipiger sp. H15 genome includes a window with the following:
- a CDS encoding MbcA/ParS/Xre antitoxin family protein produces the protein MHVIAKTREPAQINAVALKAYARIVDAWALSVKEAAGLADMSESTWKRARKPDFAGELTKDQLLRLSAVIGIYKSLELYFSDPLARSWFTRPNAGPLFGGSRPVDAAVEGGLPQILAIRTYLDALRGGA, from the coding sequence ATGCACGTCATCGCCAAGACCCGGGAACCCGCGCAGATCAACGCCGTCGCCCTCAAGGCCTACGCGCGCATCGTCGATGCCTGGGCGCTCAGCGTCAAGGAGGCGGCGGGCCTCGCGGACATGTCGGAAAGCACCTGGAAACGCGCCCGGAAACCCGATTTCGCCGGCGAGCTGACCAAGGACCAGCTGTTGCGGCTCAGCGCGGTGATCGGCATCTACAAGTCGCTCGAACTCTATTTCTCGGACCCGCTCGCGCGGAGCTGGTTCACCCGGCCGAACGCCGGCCCGCTCTTCGGCGGCAGCCGGCCGGTCGACGCCGCGGTCGAGGGCGGCCTGCCACAGATCCTCGCCATCCGCACCTATCTCGACGCGCTGCGGGGTGGCGCGTGA